The nucleotide window CGGACGTTGGGCCGCGCCGGGCCGGGTCAACCTGATCGGGGAGCACACCGACTACAACGACGGCTTCGTGCTGCCGTTCGCGCTGCCGATGCGCACCGTCGCCGCCGCCGACCGGCAGGACGGGGAGCACTGGACGGTCTGGTCCGAGCTCTCCGGCGAAGCGATCACCTTCGGCGCGGACGACGTCGCCGAGCCGGGTCGGGTCACCGGCTGGGGCGCGTACGTCGCGGGTGTGGTCTGGGCGCTGCGGGAGGCGGGTCATCAGGTGCCGGGTGCCCGGCTGGCGATCGCTTCCGACGTGCCGTTGGGTTCCGGGCTCTCCTCCTCGGCCGCGCTGGAGTCGGCAGTGCTGGCTGCCCTGCTCGACCTCGGCGGGCTGGAGCTTGCCCCGGCACTGCAGCCCCGGCTGGCGCAGCGGGCGGAGAACGTCTACGTGGGCGCGCCGACCGGCATCATGGACCAGTCCGCCTCAATCCGTTGCCGCGCGGGGCACGCCCTCTTCCTCGACTGCCGCGACGAGTCGGTCGAGCACATCCCGTTCGACCTGGAGGCCGCCGGGCTGGCTGTGCTGGTCATCGACAGCCGGGCGCCACACCGACACGCGGACGGGGAGTACGCGGCCCGCCGCCGCTCCTGCGAGGCCGGGGCCAGCGCGCTCGGCGTCGCCGCGCTGCGGGACGTGGGCATCGACCAGCTCGACGCCGCGTTGGCGCAGCTCGACGACGAGGAGACCCGGCGACGGGTCCGACACGTGGTGACCGAGGATCAGCGCGTACTGGACACGGTGGCGCTGCTCCGCGCCGCCCGGGTCCGCGACATCGGCCCGCTGTTGACCGCCTCCCACGTCTCGATGCGGGACGACTTCGAGATCACCGTGCCGGAGGTCGACACCGCGGTCGAGGCGGCGTTGGCGGCCGGTGCGCTGGGCGCCCGGATGACCGGTGGCGGCTTCGGCGGATGCGTGCTCGCGCTGGTCGAGGCCGACAGTGCCGACGCGGTGGCCGCCGCCGCAACCGAGGCGTACGCCGAACGAGGCTTCACCGCCCCCGGCACCGTGACGGTCCTGCCCTCCCCCGGCGCCACCCGCCTGCCCTAACCCCACAGGTGGATTAGGGCTGTCCGGCGGGAGAGGCCCCGGCCGCGCCGATCTTGCAGTTTCCGTTGTCGACATGGGTTGGGGTGCCCCTTATGCCGGGACAGAAAGTGCAAGATCGCGGGACAGGGGTTAGCTGGCCTCGACGATCATGGCGGCGCCTACCGTGCGGTTGGTCGCCTCGTCGATGATGACGAAGCCGCCGGTGGTGCGGTTGCGGCGGTACTCGTCGGCCAGCAGCGGCACCGTCGTACGCAGTCGCACCCGGCCGATCTCGTTGAGCCGCAGCTCGTCGGCGGACTCGTCGCGGTGCAGCGAGTTGATGTCCAGCCGGTAGTGCAGCCCGCGCACGATCGCCCGAGCCGACCGGGTGGTGTGCTTGATCGCGTACCGGCCGCCGACCCGCAGGGGGGCCGTCTCGTCCATCCAGCAGACCATCGCCTCGATGTCCTGAGCCACCGCCGGTGCGTTGTTCGGCCGGCAGATCAGGTCACCCCGCGAGATGTCGATCTCGTCGGCCAGTCGTACCGTCACCGACATCGGTGGGAACGCCTCCTGGACCGGCCCGTCGGCGGTCTCCACGGCGGCGATCCGGCTGGTGAACCCGGAGGGCAGCACCATCACCTCGTCTCCCGGCTTCAGCACACCGGAGGCGACCTGGCCGGCGTAGCCGCGGTAGTCGGTGACAGTGGTGGACTGCGGTCGGATCACGTACTGCACCGGGAACCGGACGTCGACCAGGTTGCGGTCGCTCGCGATGTGCACCCGCTCCAGGTGGTGCAGCAGCGAGGGGCCCTCGTACCAGGGCATGTTGTCCGACCGGGTGACGATGTTGTCGCCGCGCAACGCGGAGATCGGCACCACGGTCAGGTCCGGTGCGTCGAGCTTCGCCGCGAACGCGGTGAACTCGTCGGCGATCCGCTCGTAGACCTCCTGCGACCAGTCGACCAGGTCCATCTTGTTGACACAGAGGACCAGGTGCGGCACTCGCAGCAGGGAGCAGAGGAACGCGTGCCGGCGGGACTGCTCGACGAGGCCCTTGCGTGCGTCCACCAGGATCAGTGCCAGGTCCGCCGTCG belongs to Micromonospora ureilytica and includes:
- a CDS encoding sulfate adenylyltransferase subunit 1, with translation MSTEIVASANAEAPAVTGAGPEARAMDLLRFATAGSVDDGKSTLIGRLLYDTKSLFTDQLAAVEAVSAARGDEYTNLALLTDGLRAEREQGITIDVAYRYFATPRRKFIIADTPGHIQYTRNMVTGASTADLALILVDARKGLVEQSRRHAFLCSLLRVPHLVLCVNKMDLVDWSQEVYERIADEFTAFAAKLDAPDLTVVPISALRGDNIVTRSDNMPWYEGPSLLHHLERVHIASDRNLVDVRFPVQYVIRPQSTTVTDYRGYAGQVASGVLKPGDEVMVLPSGFTSRIAAVETADGPVQEAFPPMSVTVRLADEIDISRGDLICRPNNAPAVAQDIEAMVCWMDETAPLRVGGRYAIKHTTRSARAIVRGLHYRLDINSLHRDESADELRLNEIGRVRLRTTVPLLADEYRRNRTTGGFVIIDEATNRTVGAAMIVEAS
- the galK gene encoding galactokinase yields the protein MTNPSSDVAERAAAGFSAQFGGQAAGRWAAPGRVNLIGEHTDYNDGFVLPFALPMRTVAAADRQDGEHWTVWSELSGEAITFGADDVAEPGRVTGWGAYVAGVVWALREAGHQVPGARLAIASDVPLGSGLSSSAALESAVLAALLDLGGLELAPALQPRLAQRAENVYVGAPTGIMDQSASIRCRAGHALFLDCRDESVEHIPFDLEAAGLAVLVIDSRAPHRHADGEYAARRRSCEAGASALGVAALRDVGIDQLDAALAQLDDEETRRRVRHVVTEDQRVLDTVALLRAARVRDIGPLLTASHVSMRDDFEITVPEVDTAVEAALAAGALGARMTGGGFGGCVLALVEADSADAVAAAATEAYAERGFTAPGTVTVLPSPGATRLP